The DNA window AAATGCCAGACATGATGAAAGAGAAAAGTTGCTTCTTCGCAGTAGGCGCCGGCCACCTGGGTGGCGAATCCGGCATGATCAACCTGCTGAGAGCAAAAGGATATAAAGTAAAACCAATCATGAAATAGCGCTTTCATGCGCTGCAAACGCCGGAACACTGTTCCGGTTTTTGCTATTAACGGTAACGTATAAACGTAAAATTAACATCGGCAGTTTTTTATGAACGGTTATTAAAATAGCGGATGACACCGTATTTTGTTTGCCATTTGATTGTACTGTATGCATAAATTTATCTTGTGTTTGCTGGTGAGCCTTCCCACGTATGTAGCTGCCCAAAAAAAAGACTCCACCATTAAAGAATTGAAAGAGATCGCTGTTGTTTCCAAAAAGAAGACAGTGGAATTTAAGGATGGGAAAGTCGTGTATAATGTCAGTAGTAGTGTGAATGCCGCCGGGAGTAATGCCCTGGAACTGCTGAAACGCTCTCCGGGCGTAATGGTAGACCCTACCAATGGTATCTCCTTAAATGGTAAGTCCGGCGTGACAGTGTATATCGACGGCAAACCCAGTTATATGCAGGGTGATGCACTCGCTGCATTATTGAAATCATTACAGTCGGCCAATATACATAGTATAGAACTGCTGCCTAATCCGTCAAGTAAATACGATGCCGCCGGCAGCGGTGGTATCATCAACATACGCCTGAAAAAAAATACAGCCACCGGCTTTAACGGCGATATCGCTGCCGGTATGCATTTCGGGGAAACACCCAAAACAGAAGCAGCTCTTAATCTCAACTACCGCACCGGTAAATTTAATCTCTATGGTAACTACAACCATTATTTCGGTTATCATAACATGGAATACGACTTTTACCGTATTCAGGAAGGAGAAATCACTGATAACCGCACCCGCGATGTAGATATGCGCAATCCGGTGAACTTTAAGGCAGGTATTGATTATAACATCAGCAGCCGTCACACCATAGGGCTGATGATGAATGCCAACCTGTATTTCGGGCCAGGCATGACAAACACCACCACCTATCTGCATGATGCTGCCACAGAAAAACTGCAGTCCATGCTAAAGGCTACTAACGACTATTATTCCCAGAAACAAAACTGGAAAAACTACAATTTCAACTACCAGTATAAAGATACCTCCGGCCGCCTGTTCACTACAGACCTCGATTACGGCTACTATCGCGCCCGTATCAAAAACATACTGTACAACCACTTTCTTAAAGCAGACAGTGTAACAGAAACGGACAGATATACCCTGCGTACTTTTAACAATAGTGATATCAACATTTACGGTGTTAAAGCTGATTATGAACAACCACTGCATCGTGGAAAGTTGTATGCTGGTGTGAAAGGCAATGCGGTTATCAGTGATAACTGGGTACAGATTTTTGATGTGAAGAATGATGTGGATTATCTGAATGATCTGAAGAGTAATACCTTCCGTTATGAAGAAAGAGTATATGCCGCCTATCTGATGGCCGACCAGCAATGGGGCAAATGGAAAATACAGGCTGGTGTGAGAGCAGAACAAACCACAGCTGATGGCGTATTAAATGCTAAAAGTTTATCTACTGCCAAAGATACCGTGCAACAGGTAAACAACCGTTACCTGGACTTTTTCCCATCCATGCAGCTGTCTTTCCGCCAGTCGGAGGAACATAACTTCACCCTGTTGTACAACCGGAAGATAGACCGGCCTACCTATACAGATCTGAATCCTTTCAGTTATCAGCTTGATGAATTATCGTCCTGGCAGGGTAATGCTTTCCTGCGTCCACAGTATTCCAACAGTGTTACGCTGGGATACAATGCCACCGGCATACTGGCAGCTACGTTAACGTATACACACAGACAGGATATGTTTGTACCGGTAACAGACAGCCTGGCTGGTAACAGAATGGTGATGACACCTAAAAATGTGGGTTCCCAGCATCTGCTGTCCCTGAATATTTCTTCCAGTGTGTCTCCTTTGCCCTGGTGGAATATCACAGCCAATGTGAATGTTTTCCACAAACAGAATATCATCAGTTTTGATGAGCTGCGCAAGGCTACTCTGCGTATAAATACTGTACTGTTGAATGTGCAGCAGGTGTTTGATCTTGATAAAAAGACACAGGCGGAAATCAGCGGTAACTACCAGTCTCCGGACATCTACGGTGGTTTTCAACGGAGTAAACACAACTGGCAGGTGAATATCGGGGTACAGCGTAAAATAATGAAAGGCAATGCCACTGTCAGGGTGGGTATCAATGATCTCTTCCAGACTTACCGTTGGTATGGGGTTCGTGATTTTGATGGACTGTACTACCGGAACCGTGGTATGGAAGACTCCCGTCAGTTAAGACTAGGCTTCAGTTATCGTTTTGGTAACATAAAACTGGCAAAATCAAGGGAACGTAGCTCCGGATTGGAAAACGAATCCAGAAGGGTAAAATAATAGCAATAAACAATTAATTTAGCGGTCTAAAATCGAATATACTAATGAAGTATCTGATGTTTGTAGCCGCCCTTTTTGGAGTATTGCGTCTTTCTGCCCAGGAAGAGACCGAATACAGGGATCCCAGCAAAACAAGCCAGTCTTATGGCGACTACAGAGGAAAAAAAACAGTGCCACCATACGGACTGGCAAAAGTAAAAGCACTGATTGACAAGACCCCTTTCGGTGACGATGAGAGCCTCCGGCTCAGCAACAAGGATTATATGGGGCTTTCCCTCCGGGAGAAGTTTACCTACCACCTGATCCATGCGGAGATCTCTGCTCAGAACTGTGATGTGCGTCCGCCTATACAGGATGAAGACAAGAAGATATTCGGCCAGATGGCAGAGGGTTTTAACGAATCTGTCTGGAGCGATCGTCAGTCCAAGTTCCTGATCAGCAATCGGGATTCCGTGATGGCACTGATCAAAGAGTCGGTGAACCGCAGCAAAAGAATGGGCGCCAACTATAAGATGGCGATCACGGAAGTCAATGGATGGGAGATGATTCCTTTTATCATTGATCTCTACAATGCAGACCATAAAGACCGGGACTTGCTGACCCTGTTAATGTTGCTGCTGAAAAACAATGAATACAAGCCTTTCATGACGTCGCTGTCATATCGCAAACTGTATGGTGATGACGGCAACTATCAGTCTTATATTGATTTTAACAAGGCCAATGAAGACCTGATCATGCAAAGGGCCAGAGATTTTTATAGCACCCGCGGCAAATGAAGACGTTCCTGAAATATTGTTTACAACATATTACCCCGGTTCTGCTGATGCTGGCCGGGGTAAATGCTGTTAAGGGCCAGTCTCCTGCCTTTGTGCATGTGCCGGCAGGAGAGTATAAGGTAGGGAA is part of the Chitinophaga flava genome and encodes:
- a CDS encoding outer membrane beta-barrel family protein; this translates as MHKFILCLLVSLPTYVAAQKKDSTIKELKEIAVVSKKKTVEFKDGKVVYNVSSSVNAAGSNALELLKRSPGVMVDPTNGISLNGKSGVTVYIDGKPSYMQGDALAALLKSLQSANIHSIELLPNPSSKYDAAGSGGIINIRLKKNTATGFNGDIAAGMHFGETPKTEAALNLNYRTGKFNLYGNYNHYFGYHNMEYDFYRIQEGEITDNRTRDVDMRNPVNFKAGIDYNISSRHTIGLMMNANLYFGPGMTNTTTYLHDAATEKLQSMLKATNDYYSQKQNWKNYNFNYQYKDTSGRLFTTDLDYGYYRARIKNILYNHFLKADSVTETDRYTLRTFNNSDINIYGVKADYEQPLHRGKLYAGVKGNAVISDNWVQIFDVKNDVDYLNDLKSNTFRYEERVYAAYLMADQQWGKWKIQAGVRAEQTTADGVLNAKSLSTAKDTVQQVNNRYLDFFPSMQLSFRQSEEHNFTLLYNRKIDRPTYTDLNPFSYQLDELSSWQGNAFLRPQYSNSVTLGYNATGILAATLTYTHRQDMFVPVTDSLAGNRMVMTPKNVGSQHLLSLNISSSVSPLPWWNITANVNVFHKQNIISFDELRKATLRINTVLLNVQQVFDLDKKTQAEISGNYQSPDIYGGFQRSKHNWQVNIGVQRKIMKGNATVRVGINDLFQTYRWYGVRDFDGLYYRNRGMEDSRQLRLGFSYRFGNIKLAKSRERSSGLENESRRVK